From the Mauremys reevesii isolate NIE-2019 linkage group 19, ASM1616193v1, whole genome shotgun sequence genome, one window contains:
- the LOC120386626 gene encoding ficolin-1-like: protein MGRAAQKTLLSLLCLAAAVCQAQDTCPVVRVVGLNSTEKLIILQGCPGIPGAVGPRGDQGAAGHTGQRGPQGIPGKAGKAGRKGQTGAVGPQGLKGSKGDLGDPGPPGIPGEEVLENMQCKKGAKNCKELLARGNVQSDWYTIYPRDCNAMTVLCDMDTDGGGWIVFQRRVDGSVDFYRDWNSYKRGFGSRLSEFWLGNDNIHLLTSLGPQELRVDLKDFDFNYQFATYRSFKIAGESERYKLILGQFVNGTAGDSLTDHNGMMFTTQDRDNDFSITNCAITFKGAWWYRDCHMSNLNGLYLSGAYESYADGVNWASGKGHKYSYWLTEMKIRPV from the exons TCTGTCTAGCAGCAGCGGTTTGTCAGGCTCAGGACACCTGCCCAG TGGTGAGGGTAGTGGGTCTCAACAGTACCGAGAAACTCATTATTCTCCAAGGCTGTCCTGGAATTCCGGGTGCTGTAGGGCCCAGAGGAGACCAAGGAGCTGCAGGACATACAG GACAACGGGGACCTCAGGGGATCCCTGGAAAGGCGGGGAAAGCTGGCCGAAAAG GACAAACAGGTGCTGTGGGCCCCCAGGGACTGAAAG GAAGTAAAGGAGACCTGGGAGACCCTGGACCCCCTGGAATACCTG GAGAGGAAGTGCTGGAGAACATGCAGTGTAAGAAAG GAGCAAAGAACTGCAAGGAGTTGTTAGCTAGAGGCAACGTCCAGAGCGACTGGTACACCATCTACCCCCGTGACTGTAATGCCATGACCGTGCTGTGTGACATGGACACAGATGGTGGAGGATGGATT GTGTTCCAGAGACGTGTGGATGGCTCTGTGGATTTTTACCGTGACTGGAATTCATACAAAAGAGGTTTTGGCAGCCGGTTGTCAGAATTCTGGCTGGGGAACGACAATATCCACCTGCTAACATCCCTTG GTCCCCAGGAGCTTCGTGTCGATCTCAAAGATTTTGACTTCAACTATCAATTTGCTACCTACAGATCATTCAAAATTGCAGGGGAGTCCGAGAGATACAAGCTGATCCTTGGACAGTTTGTTAATGGCACTGCAG GGGATTCCTTAACTGACCACAACGGCATGATGTTTACAACCCAAGACAGAGACAATGACTTCTCTATAACTAACTGTGCTATAACCTTTAAAGGGGCCTGGTGGTACCGGGATTGTCATATGTCCAACCTGAACGGATTATACCTGAGTGGAGCCTATGAAAGCTATGCTGATGGGGTGAACTGGGCTTCAGGCAAAGGGCACAAGTACTCCTACTGGTTGACTGAGATGAAAATTAGGCCCGTGTAG
- the LOC120386622 gene encoding ficolin-2-like isoform X4: protein MGRATQKTLISLLWLAATICKAEDTCPEVRIVGLSSSDKLAVLQGCPGFPGAAGAKGDPGAAGMRGERGPAGPPGVKGEEELDNIQCQKGAKNCKELLARGNILSGWYTIYPHDCNAMTVLCDMDTDGGGWIVFQRRVDGSVDFFRDWNSYKRGFGSRLSEFWLGNDNIHLLTSLGTNELRVDLRDFDNKYQFATFGSFKIAGETEKYKLILGAFVNGTAGDSLTIHNHMPFTTQDCDNDQYSGNCATSFKGAWWYQECHWSNLNGLYLRGAHESYGDGVNWRTGKGHKYSYKVSEMKFRPV from the exons ATGGGAAGGGCTACCCAGAAAACCCTCATCTCTTTACTCTGGTTAGCAGCAACAATTTGTAAGGCTGAGGACACCTGCCCAG AGGTGAGGATAGTGGGACTCAGCAGTTCTGATAAACTCGCCGTTCTCCAAGGCTGTCCTGGGTTCCCTGGTGCCGCAGGAGCCAAAGGAgacccaggagctgcaggaatgAGAG GAGAAAGAGGTCCTGCTGGCCCCCCTGGAGTGAAAG GAGAGGAAGAGCTGGACAATATACAGTGTCAGAAAG GAGCAAAGAACTGCAAGGAGCTGCTAGCCAGAGGGAACATCCTGAGTGGCTGGTACACCATCTACCCCCATGACTGTAACGCCATGACTGTGCTGTGTGACATGGACACAGATGGTGGAGGATGGATT GTGTTCCAGAGACGGGTGGATGGTTCCGTGGATTTTTTCCGTGACTGGAATTCATACAAGAGAGGTTTtggcagccggctgtcagaattCTGGCTGGGGAATGACAATATTCACCTGCTAACATCCCTTG GAACCAATGAGCTTCGTGTTGATCTCAGAGATTTTGACAACAAGTATCAATTTGCTACCTTTGGCTCATTCAAAATTGCAGGGGAGACTGAGAAATACAAGCTGATCCTTGGAGCCTTTGTTAATGGCACTGCAG GGGATTCATTAACCATCCACAACCACATGCCATTTACAACCCAAGACTGTGACAATGACCAATATTCAGGTAACTGTGCAACATCCTTTAAAGGAGCCTGGTGGTACCAAGAATGTCATTGGTCCAACCTGAATGGATTATACTTGAGAGGCGCCCATGAAAGCTATGGTGACGGGGTGAACTGGAGGACCGGCAAAGGGCACAAGTACTCCTACAAGGTGTCAGAGATGAAATTTAGGCCTGTGTAG
- the LOC120386622 gene encoding ficolin-2-like isoform X3 gives MGRATQKTLISLLWLAATICKAEDTCPEVRIVGLSSSDKLAVLQGCPGFPGAAGAKGDPGAAGMRGERGPAGPPGVKGDKGASGTLGTVGEEELDNIQCQKGAKNCKELLARGNILSGWYTIYPHDCNAMTVLCDMDTDGGGWIVFQRRVDGSVDFFRDWNSYKRGFGSRLSEFWLGNDNIHLLTSLGTNELRVDLRDFDNKYQFATFGSFKIAGETEKYKLILGAFVNGTAGDSLTIHNHMPFTTQDCDNDQYSGNCATSFKGAWWYQECHWSNLNGLYLRGAHESYGDGVNWRTGKGHKYSYKVSEMKFRPV, from the exons ATGGGAAGGGCTACCCAGAAAACCCTCATCTCTTTACTCTGGTTAGCAGCAACAATTTGTAAGGCTGAGGACACCTGCCCAG AGGTGAGGATAGTGGGACTCAGCAGTTCTGATAAACTCGCCGTTCTCCAAGGCTGTCCTGGGTTCCCTGGTGCCGCAGGAGCCAAAGGAgacccaggagctgcaggaatgAGAG GAGAAAGAGGTCCTGCTGGCCCCCCTGGAGTGAAAG GAGATAAAGGAGCATCGGGAACCCTTGGAACAGTTG GAGAGGAAGAGCTGGACAATATACAGTGTCAGAAAG GAGCAAAGAACTGCAAGGAGCTGCTAGCCAGAGGGAACATCCTGAGTGGCTGGTACACCATCTACCCCCATGACTGTAACGCCATGACTGTGCTGTGTGACATGGACACAGATGGTGGAGGATGGATT GTGTTCCAGAGACGGGTGGATGGTTCCGTGGATTTTTTCCGTGACTGGAATTCATACAAGAGAGGTTTtggcagccggctgtcagaattCTGGCTGGGGAATGACAATATTCACCTGCTAACATCCCTTG GAACCAATGAGCTTCGTGTTGATCTCAGAGATTTTGACAACAAGTATCAATTTGCTACCTTTGGCTCATTCAAAATTGCAGGGGAGACTGAGAAATACAAGCTGATCCTTGGAGCCTTTGTTAATGGCACTGCAG GGGATTCATTAACCATCCACAACCACATGCCATTTACAACCCAAGACTGTGACAATGACCAATATTCAGGTAACTGTGCAACATCCTTTAAAGGAGCCTGGTGGTACCAAGAATGTCATTGGTCCAACCTGAATGGATTATACTTGAGAGGCGCCCATGAAAGCTATGGTGACGGGGTGAACTGGAGGACCGGCAAAGGGCACAAGTACTCCTACAAGGTGTCAGAGATGAAATTTAGGCCTGTGTAG
- the LOC120386622 gene encoding ficolin-2-like isoform X2, with protein sequence MGRATQKTLISLLWLAATICKAEDTCPEVRIVGLSSSDKLAVLQGCPGFPGAAGAKGDPGAAGMRGERGPPGIPGKAGQTGPKGERGPAGPPGVKGEEELDNIQCQKGAKNCKELLARGNILSGWYTIYPHDCNAMTVLCDMDTDGGGWIVFQRRVDGSVDFFRDWNSYKRGFGSRLSEFWLGNDNIHLLTSLGTNELRVDLRDFDNKYQFATFGSFKIAGETEKYKLILGAFVNGTAGDSLTIHNHMPFTTQDCDNDQYSGNCATSFKGAWWYQECHWSNLNGLYLRGAHESYGDGVNWRTGKGHKYSYKVSEMKFRPV encoded by the exons ATGGGAAGGGCTACCCAGAAAACCCTCATCTCTTTACTCTGGTTAGCAGCAACAATTTGTAAGGCTGAGGACACCTGCCCAG AGGTGAGGATAGTGGGACTCAGCAGTTCTGATAAACTCGCCGTTCTCCAAGGCTGTCCTGGGTTCCCTGGTGCCGCAGGAGCCAAAGGAgacccaggagctgcaggaatgAGAG GGGAACGAGGACCTCCGGGGATCCCTGGAAAGGCGGGACAAACTGGCCCAAAAG GAGAAAGAGGTCCTGCTGGCCCCCCTGGAGTGAAAG GAGAGGAAGAGCTGGACAATATACAGTGTCAGAAAG GAGCAAAGAACTGCAAGGAGCTGCTAGCCAGAGGGAACATCCTGAGTGGCTGGTACACCATCTACCCCCATGACTGTAACGCCATGACTGTGCTGTGTGACATGGACACAGATGGTGGAGGATGGATT GTGTTCCAGAGACGGGTGGATGGTTCCGTGGATTTTTTCCGTGACTGGAATTCATACAAGAGAGGTTTtggcagccggctgtcagaattCTGGCTGGGGAATGACAATATTCACCTGCTAACATCCCTTG GAACCAATGAGCTTCGTGTTGATCTCAGAGATTTTGACAACAAGTATCAATTTGCTACCTTTGGCTCATTCAAAATTGCAGGGGAGACTGAGAAATACAAGCTGATCCTTGGAGCCTTTGTTAATGGCACTGCAG GGGATTCATTAACCATCCACAACCACATGCCATTTACAACCCAAGACTGTGACAATGACCAATATTCAGGTAACTGTGCAACATCCTTTAAAGGAGCCTGGTGGTACCAAGAATGTCATTGGTCCAACCTGAATGGATTATACTTGAGAGGCGCCCATGAAAGCTATGGTGACGGGGTGAACTGGAGGACCGGCAAAGGGCACAAGTACTCCTACAAGGTGTCAGAGATGAAATTTAGGCCTGTGTAG
- the LOC120386622 gene encoding ficolin-2-like isoform X1, with protein sequence MGRATQKTLISLLWLAATICKAEDTCPEVRIVGLSSSDKLAVLQGCPGFPGAAGAKGDPGAAGMRGERGPPGIPGKAGQTGPKGERGPAGPPGVKGDKGASGTLGTVGEEELDNIQCQKGAKNCKELLARGNILSGWYTIYPHDCNAMTVLCDMDTDGGGWIVFQRRVDGSVDFFRDWNSYKRGFGSRLSEFWLGNDNIHLLTSLGTNELRVDLRDFDNKYQFATFGSFKIAGETEKYKLILGAFVNGTAGDSLTIHNHMPFTTQDCDNDQYSGNCATSFKGAWWYQECHWSNLNGLYLRGAHESYGDGVNWRTGKGHKYSYKVSEMKFRPV encoded by the exons ATGGGAAGGGCTACCCAGAAAACCCTCATCTCTTTACTCTGGTTAGCAGCAACAATTTGTAAGGCTGAGGACACCTGCCCAG AGGTGAGGATAGTGGGACTCAGCAGTTCTGATAAACTCGCCGTTCTCCAAGGCTGTCCTGGGTTCCCTGGTGCCGCAGGAGCCAAAGGAgacccaggagctgcaggaatgAGAG GGGAACGAGGACCTCCGGGGATCCCTGGAAAGGCGGGACAAACTGGCCCAAAAG GAGAAAGAGGTCCTGCTGGCCCCCCTGGAGTGAAAG GAGATAAAGGAGCATCGGGAACCCTTGGAACAGTTG GAGAGGAAGAGCTGGACAATATACAGTGTCAGAAAG GAGCAAAGAACTGCAAGGAGCTGCTAGCCAGAGGGAACATCCTGAGTGGCTGGTACACCATCTACCCCCATGACTGTAACGCCATGACTGTGCTGTGTGACATGGACACAGATGGTGGAGGATGGATT GTGTTCCAGAGACGGGTGGATGGTTCCGTGGATTTTTTCCGTGACTGGAATTCATACAAGAGAGGTTTtggcagccggctgtcagaattCTGGCTGGGGAATGACAATATTCACCTGCTAACATCCCTTG GAACCAATGAGCTTCGTGTTGATCTCAGAGATTTTGACAACAAGTATCAATTTGCTACCTTTGGCTCATTCAAAATTGCAGGGGAGACTGAGAAATACAAGCTGATCCTTGGAGCCTTTGTTAATGGCACTGCAG GGGATTCATTAACCATCCACAACCACATGCCATTTACAACCCAAGACTGTGACAATGACCAATATTCAGGTAACTGTGCAACATCCTTTAAAGGAGCCTGGTGGTACCAAGAATGTCATTGGTCCAACCTGAATGGATTATACTTGAGAGGCGCCCATGAAAGCTATGGTGACGGGGTGAACTGGAGGACCGGCAAAGGGCACAAGTACTCCTACAAGGTGTCAGAGATGAAATTTAGGCCTGTGTAG